From a single Oceanobacillus kimchii X50 genomic region:
- a CDS encoding Gfo/Idh/MocA family protein, with product MHADDYAKEALENPDIQIKKVWDDNVERGEQWAKELDVPFEENIDKVMKDDDIDAIIVTTSTNLHTEILLKACQHNKHIFTEKVLALSVKESEEIWKAKLKYNVQLMVSLPRLTEKEFLCAEEAVEKGWLGNLTMIRCRLAHDGAVIPDGEEFGWLPDRFYDKQRAGGGALVDLGAHPIYLTNRLMGKSISVYAHLQSISDQYEVDDSAVVTVEYESGALGIIETSFLSHGSPFQLQLYGTEGTLLAEDGKVKIKRKQYQDDKWLELEAPKQIASPMKQWADAIQKNSTPTITKDDFLQLTVINQAADLSHKQKKRVEIR from the coding sequence GTGCATGCGGATGACTATGCAAAAGAAGCTTTAGAAAACCCTGACATTCAAATTAAAAAGGTATGGGATGATAATGTAGAACGAGGAGAGCAATGGGCAAAAGAGTTAGATGTCCCGTTTGAAGAAAATATCGATAAAGTAATGAAAGACGATGATATTGATGCAATTATTGTTACAACTTCTACCAACTTACACACGGAAATATTATTGAAAGCTTGCCAACATAACAAACATATTTTTACAGAGAAAGTACTTGCATTATCTGTAAAGGAAAGTGAGGAAATATGGAAGGCGAAATTGAAATACAATGTTCAGTTGATGGTTTCGTTACCGAGGCTAACAGAAAAAGAGTTTCTATGTGCAGAGGAAGCAGTAGAAAAAGGATGGCTTGGGAATTTAACGATGATTCGCTGTCGATTGGCACATGATGGTGCAGTAATCCCAGATGGAGAAGAATTTGGGTGGTTGCCTGACCGATTTTATGATAAACAAAGAGCTGGTGGAGGTGCTTTAGTAGATTTAGGGGCGCACCCTATTTATTTAACCAACCGTCTTATGGGCAAGTCCATATCGGTATACGCCCATTTACAGTCGATAAGTGATCAGTATGAGGTGGATGATTCTGCGGTCGTGACAGTAGAATATGAGTCAGGAGCACTCGGGATAATCGAGACTAGTTTTTTATCTCATGGGAGTCCTTTTCAGTTACAGTTGTATGGAACGGAAGGAACATTGTTAGCAGAGGACGGAAAAGTAAAAATCAAACGTAAGCAATACCAGGACGATAAATGGTTGGAACTAGAAGCACCAAAACAAATAGCATCTCCAATGAAACAGTGGGCTGATGCTATCCAAAAGAATAGTACGCCAACCATTACCAAGGATGATTTTTTACAATTAACCGTAATCAACCAGGCTGCTGACTTATCGCATAAACAAAAGAAACGAGTAGAAATTCGTTGA
- a CDS encoding Gfo/Idh/MocA family protein, whose amino-acid sequence MTRPIQVGIIGCGGIAFGKHLPSLTKLEHVNIVAFCDIDKEKAERAAKEYGAEDAVTYEDYIQLIEKSPVEVVHVCTPNNSHAEISIAALRGGKHVMCEKPMAKTVEEAQAMVDAAKKYNKKLTIGYNNRFRPDSQYLKKICQRGDLGDIYFAKAHAIRRRAVPTWGVFLDEEKQGGGPLIDIGTHALDLTLWMMDNYEPKSVMGTTHHQLGKKKDAANPWGPWNPNEFTVEDAAFGFITMKNGATIILESSWALNSLDVDEAKCSLSGTEGGADMKEGLRLHGEDLGELYTKKVNLGPGGVAFYDGDTESDAELEARMWIESIINEEEATVLPKEALVVTQILEAIYQSAKTGKAVYFD is encoded by the coding sequence ATGACAAGACCCATTCAAGTAGGGATTATTGGTTGTGGTGGTATTGCGTTTGGTAAGCATTTACCAAGCTTAACAAAGCTAGAACATGTAAATATAGTCGCTTTTTGTGATATTGATAAGGAAAAAGCAGAGCGTGCAGCAAAAGAATATGGAGCGGAAGATGCTGTAACTTATGAAGACTACATTCAGCTAATTGAGAAATCTCCTGTAGAGGTAGTCCATGTGTGTACGCCGAATAATTCGCATGCGGAGATCAGCATTGCAGCACTGCGTGGAGGTAAGCATGTAATGTGTGAAAAACCGATGGCCAAAACAGTAGAAGAAGCACAGGCAATGGTAGATGCAGCTAAAAAATATAATAAGAAGTTAACAATTGGCTATAACAATCGTTTTCGTCCGGATAGTCAATATTTGAAAAAAATCTGCCAGCGTGGAGATCTTGGTGACATCTATTTTGCGAAAGCACACGCCATTCGCAGGCGTGCTGTACCAACGTGGGGTGTGTTTTTAGATGAAGAAAAGCAAGGTGGTGGACCATTAATCGATATCGGTACACATGCTCTGGACCTTACGCTTTGGATGATGGATAATTATGAACCAAAATCTGTTATGGGAACAACACATCACCAATTGGGAAAGAAAAAAGACGCAGCAAATCCGTGGGGACCATGGAATCCAAATGAATTTACAGTAGAAGATGCGGCATTTGGTTTTATTACAATGAAAAATGGTGCCACGATTATCTTAGAATCAAGCTGGGCCCTGAATTCGTTGGACGTCGATGAGGCAAAGTGTTCGCTTAGCGGTACAGAAGGTGGAGCTGATATGAAAGAGGGTTTGCGACTCCACGGTGAGGACTTAGGTGAACTATACACGAAAAAAGTAAACCTTGGACCGGGTGGCGTCGCTTTTTATGATGGTGATACGGAAAGCGATGCTGAACTAGAAGCAAGAATGTGGATTGAATCAATTATCAATGAAGAAGAGGCAACAGTACTGCCAAAAGAGGCACTAGTTGTTACTCAGATTTTAGAAGCAATTTATCAATCTGCGAAAACGGGAAAAGCTGTATATTTTGATTAG